In Spirochaeta thermophila DSM 6578, the following proteins share a genomic window:
- a CDS encoding DNA-directed RNA polymerase subunit alpha → MARKNLLKGFVLPTSITVEHLDTNTHYGKFAAYPFERGYGVTIGNTLRRILLSSIQGYAISAVRITWYDDQGAAHVLSSEYEQIPGVVEDTLELLANLKLLRVQLPDEMEQKTVMVEFKGPKEVTGADFEVDQLEVMNKDFRVMTLMEDAHFEMEMQVDLGRGYVPAEVQKNYIEVVGTIPLDALYSPVQRVRFNVENTRVGHRSDYDKLILEVWTDGSISPEDALGEAAKLAKEHFTVFINFDEDAISHVRQLDHEEEQIRRLLETPIEELELSVRSSNCLKNANIRTIGDLVSKSEEELSKTRNFGKKSLLEIKEKLKEWNLSLGMRDPSAYKAALERVRLPESQESESTTEEEENDETQD, encoded by the coding sequence ATGGCACGTAAGAACCTCCTTAAGGGATTTGTGCTGCCCACGAGTATCACGGTGGAGCATCTCGATACGAACACCCATTACGGCAAGTTCGCCGCGTATCCTTTCGAGAGGGGGTACGGGGTGACCATCGGGAACACACTCCGGCGGATACTCCTCTCATCGATACAGGGATATGCGATCTCCGCGGTGCGTATCACGTGGTACGACGACCAGGGCGCGGCCCACGTGCTCTCGAGCGAGTACGAGCAGATTCCGGGTGTGGTGGAGGATACCCTGGAGTTGCTCGCCAACCTCAAGCTCCTGAGGGTCCAGTTGCCTGACGAGATGGAGCAGAAGACGGTGATGGTGGAGTTCAAGGGCCCGAAGGAGGTCACCGGGGCGGACTTCGAGGTGGATCAGCTCGAGGTGATGAACAAGGACTTCAGGGTGATGACCCTCATGGAGGATGCACACTTCGAGATGGAGATGCAGGTGGATCTCGGACGCGGATACGTACCGGCCGAGGTCCAGAAGAACTATATCGAGGTCGTGGGTACGATCCCGCTCGATGCGCTCTACTCGCCGGTGCAGCGTGTGCGTTTCAATGTGGAGAACACGCGTGTGGGCCACAGGTCGGATTACGACAAGCTCATTCTGGAGGTCTGGACCGACGGGTCCATCTCGCCGGAGGATGCGCTGGGCGAAGCGGCGAAGCTGGCGAAGGAGCACTTCACGGTCTTCATCAACTTCGATGAGGATGCGATCTCCCACGTCCGTCAGCTCGATCACGAAGAGGAACAGATCCGGAGGCTCCTCGAGACCCCGATCGAGGAGCTCGAGCTCTCGGTGAGGTCGAGCAATTGCCTCAAGAATGCGAATATCCGGACGATCGGAGATCTGGTGTCAAAGAGTGAGGAGGAGCTCTCCAAGACGCGCAACTTCGGGAAGAAGTCTCTTCTCGAGATAAAGGAGAAGCTCAAGGAGTGGAACCTCTCCCTTGGTATGAGGGACCCCTCTGCATATAAGGCGGCCCTGGAGCGTGTGCGGCTGCCCGAGAGCCAGGAGAGCGAGTCGACTACAGAGGAAGAGGAGAACGATGAAACACAGGATTAG
- the rplQ gene encoding 50S ribosomal protein L17 has protein sequence MKHRISFNRLGRKSSHRKALIRNMVTSLFRHERIRTTEVKAKEVRRYAERLITRAKVDSVHNRRMVARFVQDKAVLAKLFTDIAPRFVSRPGGYTRVLKLGERRGDAASVVILELVERKVEAKPEKKKREEKKAESGSKEEESAVQE, from the coding sequence ATGAAACACAGGATTAGCTTCAACAGGCTTGGTCGTAAGTCGTCTCACAGGAAGGCCCTTATACGGAATATGGTGACTTCCCTCTTCCGCCACGAGCGGATCAGGACCACCGAGGTGAAGGCCAAGGAGGTGAGGCGGTATGCCGAACGGCTCATCACCAGAGCCAAGGTGGACTCGGTGCACAACAGGCGTATGGTGGCGCGTTTCGTACAGGACAAGGCGGTGCTCGCCAAGTTGTTCACGGATATCGCCCCGCGCTTCGTCTCCCGTCCGGGAGGGTATACCCGGGTCTTGAAGCTCGGGGAGCGGAGGGGAGATGCCGCCAGCGTGGTGATCCTCGAGCTGGTGGAGCGGAAGGTGGAAGCGAAGCCCGAGAAGAAAAAGCGTGAGGAAAAGAAGGCCGAGTCGGGCTCCAAGGAAGAGGAATCTGCTGTTCAGGAATAG
- the secY gene encoding preprotein translocase subunit SecY, translating to MASNPISQVFRIPELRKRVLFTLTVLIVFRIGAALPIPGINITALKQYYLQQQTEGLTSITDYIDFFAGGAFKNFSIFMLGVMPYITASIIMQLLLVMFPSLKAIAEEEGGRKKIQRYTRYGTVLVSLIQSFIVAQYADAIPDAVVLPKLSFVLLGMLTVTTGSLFLMWLGEQVNQRGIGNGISLIIFAGIVARLPQAFIQLVEQIQLGELNPVVALLVLVLFVAVIILVIYEQQGQRKIPVHYAKRVVGRRVYGVQNTYIPMKLNPSGVIPVIFASSVLLFPLQIAQMLGTRVGWLADVAYWLRPGGVWYLVFYTLLIIFFAYFYTQVTLNPMELAKNIREHGGSVPGVRAEKLEEYFTNILNRIILPGALFLAFIAIIPTLVQQVFHFPSRLAYLMGGTSLLIMVGVDLDTMSQIEGHLKMHHQDGLVRRGKLRARNL from the coding sequence ATGGCCAGTAATCCGATTTCGCAGGTGTTCAGGATACCCGAGCTCAGGAAGCGTGTCCTCTTCACGCTGACAGTCCTCATTGTGTTCAGGATAGGGGCCGCGCTTCCCATCCCCGGGATCAACATCACCGCACTCAAGCAGTATTATCTCCAGCAGCAGACCGAAGGTCTCACTTCGATAACCGACTACATCGACTTCTTCGCCGGTGGAGCGTTCAAGAACTTTTCCATCTTCATGCTCGGCGTGATGCCCTACATCACGGCGAGCATCATCATGCAGCTCCTTCTCGTGATGTTTCCCTCACTCAAGGCCATCGCGGAGGAGGAGGGTGGAAGGAAGAAGATCCAGCGGTACACCCGGTACGGGACGGTGCTGGTGAGTCTCATCCAGTCGTTCATCGTGGCCCAGTATGCGGACGCCATCCCCGATGCAGTGGTGCTTCCCAAGCTTTCGTTCGTGTTGCTCGGCATGCTCACCGTGACGACGGGGAGTCTGTTCCTCATGTGGCTCGGTGAGCAGGTGAACCAGCGGGGGATCGGGAACGGTATCTCCCTCATCATCTTTGCGGGGATCGTGGCGAGGCTTCCGCAGGCCTTCATCCAGCTCGTCGAACAGATACAGTTGGGTGAATTGAATCCCGTGGTGGCCCTCCTCGTGCTGGTGCTGTTCGTCGCGGTGATCATACTGGTGATCTACGAGCAGCAGGGCCAGCGGAAGATTCCCGTGCACTACGCAAAGCGGGTGGTGGGCAGGAGGGTGTATGGTGTCCAGAACACCTATATCCCCATGAAGCTCAATCCCTCGGGGGTGATCCCCGTGATCTTCGCTTCCTCGGTGCTCCTCTTTCCTCTCCAGATCGCCCAGATGCTTGGGACGAGGGTGGGATGGTTGGCCGATGTGGCCTACTGGCTCAGGCCGGGAGGCGTATGGTACCTCGTGTTCTACACCCTCCTCATCATCTTCTTCGCCTATTTCTACACCCAGGTGACCCTCAATCCCATGGAACTGGCGAAGAATATCCGTGAGCACGGAGGGTCGGTGCCGGGCGTGCGGGCGGAGAAGCTCGAGGAGTACTTTACAAACATCCTCAATAGGATTATCCTTCCGGGTGCACTGTTTCTGGCGTTCATCGCCATCATCCCCACGCTCGTGCAGCAGGTGTTTCATTTTCCGTCGAGGCTTGCCTACCTGATGGGCGGCACGTCGCTCCTCATCATGGTGGGAGTGGACCTGGATACGATGTCCCAGATAGAGGGACACCTCAAGATGCATCATCAGGATGGGCTCGTGCGGCGCGGTAAGCTCCGCGCGAGAAACCTGTAG
- the rpsE gene encoding 30S ribosomal protein S5, whose amino-acid sequence MDQDREFIETLVSLNRVSKVVKGGRRFSFTALSVVGDGKGSVGYGYGKANDVTEAIRKSIQKAKQSMVTVPMQHGTLPHEIQVKFKSTRVLLKPAAPGTGVIAGGPVRAVLEAAGYSDVLTKVMGSRNSTNVVQAVFRGLQSLLVPGQVARNRGKSLSEIWS is encoded by the coding sequence ATGGATCAGGATAGAGAGTTTATCGAAACGTTGGTCAGTCTCAACCGTGTGTCGAAGGTGGTGAAGGGTGGACGGCGCTTCTCGTTCACCGCGCTGAGCGTCGTGGGGGACGGAAAGGGGTCGGTGGGGTACGGCTACGGGAAGGCGAACGATGTGACCGAGGCGATCAGGAAGAGCATCCAGAAGGCGAAACAGAGCATGGTGACCGTGCCCATGCAGCACGGTACGCTTCCCCATGAGATACAGGTGAAGTTCAAGAGCACGAGGGTGCTCCTCAAGCCCGCTGCTCCAGGTACCGGAGTGATCGCGGGTGGGCCTGTGCGTGCCGTGCTGGAGGCGGCGGGATACAGTGATGTGCTCACCAAGGTGATGGGATCGAGGAACAGTACGAACGTGGTGCAGGCGGTCTTCAGGGGACTTCAGAGCCTGCTCGTCCCCGGTCAGGTGGCGAGGAACCGGGGTAAGAGTCTTTCGGAGATCTGGAGCTAG
- the rpsD gene encoding 30S ribosomal protein S4: protein MGRYIGPQCRLCRAEGRKLFLKGERCYTPKCAMTKNRPKPGKAQYARMRKPSNYAIQLREKQKLKRLYNMSEAQFRRFFHMAEKMPGRTGDNLIILLERRLDNIVYRMHFASSRKQARQIVDHGHVLVNGRKVNIPSYIVREGDRVEIREKSKKLLVFKESLKEYTRSGVMAWLEVDPDNLVGTVKMIPMRSDITDLADIKENLIVELYSK, encoded by the coding sequence ATGGGACGCTACATCGGACCACAGTGCAGATTGTGCAGGGCGGAAGGACGTAAGCTCTTCCTCAAGGGAGAGCGATGCTATACACCGAAGTGTGCGATGACGAAGAACCGGCCCAAACCAGGGAAGGCTCAGTATGCCCGCATGAGGAAACCTTCCAACTATGCGATTCAGCTCCGGGAGAAGCAGAAGCTCAAGAGACTCTACAACATGAGTGAGGCCCAGTTCCGGCGGTTCTTCCACATGGCGGAGAAGATGCCGGGGAGGACCGGTGACAACCTCATCATCCTCCTGGAGCGGAGGCTCGACAACATCGTGTACCGGATGCACTTCGCCTCCTCGAGGAAACAGGCCCGACAGATCGTGGACCACGGGCATGTGCTGGTGAACGGGAGAAAGGTGAACATCCCCTCGTATATCGTCCGCGAGGGTGACAGGGTGGAGATTCGAGAGAAGAGCAAGAAGCTCCTCGTTTTCAAGGAGAGCCTCAAGGAATACACGCGGTCGGGAGTGATGGCCTGGTTGGAGGTGGATCCCGACAATCTTGTGGGTACCGTGAAGATGATCCCGATGAGAAGCGATATCACCGACCTCGCCGATATCAAGGAGAACCTCATCGTCGAGTTGTATTCTAAGTAA
- the rplO gene encoding 50S ribosomal protein L15, which yields MSAKEIIVPTGAAKPSRRVGRGPGSGKGKTSGKGHKGQNARSGGGVRPGFEGGQMPLYRRLPRRGFNNGAFRKEYVVLNLEILNEKFNDNEVVNLETLKQKRIIRRSVESVKILGNGRITKKLTVEVPAISASAKLQIESAGGKVVLVTPSQVENNGQ from the coding sequence ATGAGCGCAAAGGAGATTATCGTACCGACCGGAGCAGCGAAGCCATCCAGGCGAGTGGGGCGGGGTCCCGGATCCGGGAAGGGCAAGACCTCCGGCAAGGGGCACAAGGGGCAGAACGCCCGCTCCGGGGGAGGCGTGAGACCCGGGTTTGAAGGTGGACAGATGCCCCTCTACAGGCGCCTTCCTCGACGTGGGTTCAACAACGGGGCGTTCCGGAAGGAATACGTGGTCTTGAATCTGGAGATCCTCAACGAGAAGTTCAACGACAACGAGGTCGTGAACCTGGAAACCTTGAAGCAGAAGAGGATCATCAGACGGTCGGTGGAGAGCGTGAAGATACTGGGGAACGGCCGTATCACGAAGAAGCTCACGGTGGAAGTGCCGGCGATCTCCGCGAGCGCCAAGCTCCAGATCGAGAGCGCGGGCGGAAAGGTCGTACTCGTAACCCCCTCGCAGGTGGAGAACAATGGCCAGTAA
- the rpmD gene encoding 50S ribosomal protein L30, which translates to MAKKAKKVRIKLVRSTIGKKPDQRKTVAALGLRKLNAVVEKELTPSIEGMIRKVAHLVQIEEIEG; encoded by the coding sequence ATGGCGAAGAAGGCAAAGAAGGTGAGGATCAAACTGGTCCGGAGTACGATCGGTAAGAAGCCGGATCAGCGCAAGACCGTGGCTGCGCTGGGCCTGCGCAAGCTCAACGCGGTGGTGGAGAAGGAGCTTACTCCTTCCATCGAAGGCATGATCAGAAAGGTCGCACACCTTGTTCAGATTGAGGAGATAGAGGGATGA
- the rpsM gene encoding 30S ribosomal protein S13 translates to MARIAGVDLPNKQIQIALTYIYGIGRSSARKICERTGIPYETKVSELTSDQVQKLRQVIENEYTVEGRLRTQVALNIKRLMDIGCYRGLRHRRGLPVRGQRTRTNARTRKGKRKTVANKKK, encoded by the coding sequence ATGGCTCGTATAGCGGGAGTCGATCTGCCGAACAAACAGATCCAGATAGCCCTCACCTATATCTATGGGATCGGTCGATCGTCTGCAAGGAAGATCTGCGAGAGAACCGGCATCCCCTATGAGACCAAGGTGAGCGAACTCACGTCGGATCAGGTGCAGAAGCTCAGGCAGGTGATCGAGAACGAGTACACCGTCGAGGGACGACTCAGGACGCAAGTGGCGCTCAACATCAAGCGCCTCATGGACATAGGCTGTTACCGCGGCTTGCGGCACAGAAGAGGTCTGCCCGTACGGGGGCAGCGTACCCGTACCAATGCACGGACCCGCAAAGGAAAGCGGAAGACCGTGGCCAACAAGAAGAAGTGA
- the rpsK gene encoding 30S ribosomal protein S11: MAKKKEKRTVHEGKVYIQATFNNTIITVTDMNGNCVSWASAGALGFRGAKKSTPYAAQVTAETAVKKAMDHGLQEAHVYVKGPGVGREAAIRAIDALGVRVRSLHDITPIPHNGCRPRKARRV, encoded by the coding sequence TTGGCCAAGAAAAAGGAAAAGCGGACCGTTCACGAAGGAAAGGTGTACATCCAGGCGACGTTCAATAATACGATCATCACGGTGACCGATATGAACGGGAACTGTGTCTCGTGGGCGAGCGCTGGGGCCCTCGGGTTCAGGGGTGCCAAGAAGTCCACGCCTTACGCGGCTCAGGTGACCGCCGAGACCGCGGTGAAAAAGGCCATGGATCACGGACTCCAGGAAGCGCATGTCTACGTCAAGGGGCCCGGTGTGGGGCGGGAGGCTGCGATCCGGGCCATCGATGCGCTCGGCGTGAGAGTAAGGTCGCTCCACGACATCACACCCATTCCACACAACGGGTGCAGACCTCGGAAGGCACGAAGGGTATAA
- the rpmJ gene encoding 50S ribosomal protein L36, with product MKVRVSVKKMCEKCKIIKRRGVVRVICENPKHKQRQR from the coding sequence ATGAAAGTGCGAGTGAGCGTAAAGAAGATGTGTGAGAAGTGCAAGATCATAAAGCGGCGAGGGGTGGTCCGCGTGATCTGTGAAAACCCCAAACACAAGCAGAGGCAGAGGTAA